The Oncorhynchus tshawytscha isolate Ot180627B linkage group LG05, Otsh_v2.0, whole genome shotgun sequence genome includes a window with the following:
- the LOC112249812 gene encoding retinitis pigmentosa 1-like 1 protein has product MSNVSSHLQVKGQKDKNNKDDAKSDKGSDISRKTNRSNKTATRDYVDTPRPNSVASESYLTPSPPDCPPTPRKIKRPVILLGGSSDSNKSHAAYPVEENSNISCNGPLEVTDRNVSDNKSDKSVKCKQRKGVPLLSFSRQLLEGEVSELVPSNLPNASPTEVVNEWLKKIPSDSAMYDIGDEFIDRGHSPEELPQKEKPKQDIDAECETQNGKKEELKETVVNRVTDSEEPVETPPETPPETPPEDTHPCTAPQEEVSKSFHSSVQVMKVLLNPKLDRCNSLPEVSPVYGRKLSTSARGLLDCLAKLQLIDFDPNYNANAKDTRYRELMNILQSLWLCDPAEGGKSEQNGCDQHSVDGDGKARSSSGVDVSSGSTGSGKSSGRVAQATNAEGEALVKVQEVDEMAQKDESPESSAPMSDPATPDIASRVQWTPEEGGEGAIAVDEEKQKDEDVPESDDTIRNESLRELPETPPSSNKSSDPREDTSSGSPPSVQRAQLAKKVSLDPDPVWVLKLLNKLEKQFMTHYMDAMAEFKVRWNLDNNEQLNAMIAELKDDVRKRIQLSIDRELRKIHGRAGRPRPPKEALSRESNAQTETRRRRLKVVRDQSIDNRVDKSEDATCTSFSDQRSDDEYCPCEACLQKKMELGPLLPAEVLHTAPVMMAFDLKSILQLKREPTPKTQEADVTDDTEMVVVKAGIAHAFDLKSILQLKKDSPPQIQVEVNVADETEGMDEAKAAETLVENVINGAKKEMKESQQKDAEMGDKAETAESDVEVTAEGEAIEEGEAETDTAENEADEEETEEAETAAEEAEGKEVDAESKNTEAEIEEAEESGKAEAAVCCEAGEEEDVEAETAEDETLEEETSEAETAANNEASGEEEEAEVETAEAETAEDEAGEEETAEGETVADDETAGEEEAAEGETVADDETAGEEETAEGETVADDETAGEEEAAEGETVADDETAGEEETAEGETVADDETAGEEEAAEEDTAGEEEVEVETGKDEDAEEETDKVIAAGSTPGEEESTEAADSKMSGKEESEAETAEAETADVTAEEDETAEVEAAEEETAGDEESAEAETAGDEAGEEETAEAETTDDGTAGEETAEVESAEEETAGDEESAEAETSGDEAGEEETAEAETADDGTRGEETAEVEEAEGKNAGEEESAEAETAGDVTAKEEEDAEVETADEETAEAETVENETVEREEDAESEAAEEEAARDEDTVEAEAETNDDAVGEEEISKAETADGETPGEDETTGHESSENETTGDESAEIETTGDESAPAETAGEGTADDETAGEEESAEAETAEGEEQTAGDETGRDENENAGEESSEAEAFEDEAASKRAEENVEKGEDETAEDKEPVVESNIEETDCHDDVSEIKADDEAEEGETTDQDMVPEETGTEQEDDTNAGDNVGNEAEEAKTNKLNAENGSQDQAENVVGRSEKDEEVETTEGNETANEEDCCGNFGYSADGEDEAEDELEISTDEGEQSEGPAGLLLGEDSMKETVEETPMTSFDALARAEYSEDSAYADVEDSETDGNNEESEAQEDKPEEEEVDISAEAQAELHVEETPVEELQEEEKEEETPVEETPVEELQEEVEEEAEEMEEVEMEEVEETPIEELKEEAEEEQAEVEEEAEEDAAEDDAAEEEQAEVEEEAEEDAAEDDAAEEEQEEVEEQQEAADEETTENEASDEEEQEEGVEEPEAEEIEEAEEDTAENDDAVEEDPADEGGGITSKGQSEDDSDSGGPSGTSNKSLRGQPTKSSMESQPGSLDKVLDEEAETKSNSEKSSQIGSGERSGHHLSVKSNQMYPTDTEDESRVSECTEAVSEVLERQVIHPKKKTPKKSPARSVKSSKGQVK; this is encoded by the coding sequence ATGTCCAACGTGTCTTCCCATCTACAAGTCAAAGGACAAAAGGACAAAAACAATAAGGATGACGCCAAAAGTGACAAAGGGAGTGACATTTCAAGAAAGACAAACAGGTCAAATAAGACTGCCACTAGAGATTACGTGGACACTCCCAGACCTAACTCTGTTGCATCAGAGAGTTATCTCACTCCTTCCCCACCAGACTGCCCACCAACCCCCAGAAAAATCAAACGACCTGTTATTTTACTTGGTGGCTCGAGTGACAGTAATAAGTCACATGCAGCATATCCAGTGGAAGAGAACTCTAACATCTCATGCAATGGCCCCTTGGAAGTGACAGACAGGAATGTCAGCGACAACAAAAGTGACAAGAGTGTCAAGTGCAAACAGAGGAAAGGGGTTCCCTTACTCAGTTTCTCCCGACAGTTGCTGGAAGGAGAAGTCTCTGAGCTGGTTCCCTCCAATCTACCAAACGCCTCTCCAACAGAGGTGGTGAATGAGTGGCTTAAGAAAATACCGTCTGACAGTGCGATGTACGACATTGGGGATGAATTCATTGACAGAGGCCATTCACCAGAAGAACTACCGCAaaaggaaaaaccaaaacagGATATTGACGCTGAGTGTGAAACTCAAAACGGAAAAAAGGAAGAGCTCAAAGAGACAGTGGTCAACCGTGTGACTGACAGTGAGGAGCCAGTGGAGACCCCACCAGAGACCCCACCAGAGACCCCACCAGAAGACACTCACCCCTGCACCGCTCCACAGGAAGAGGTATCAAAGAGCTTTCACTCCTCAGTTCAGGTGATGAAAGTCCTGTTGAATCCCAAGCTTGATCGGTGTAACAGTTTACCTGAAGTTTCCCCAGTGTACGGACGTAAACTGAGCACCTCAGCCAGAGGTCTCCTGGATTGCCTTGCAAAGCTGCAGTTGATAGACTTTGATCCCAACTACAATGCAAACGCCAAGGACACAAGGTACAGAGAGCTAATGAACATCCTCCAGTCCCTCTGGTTGTGTGACCCAGCAGAAGGTGGAAAGTCAGAGCAGAATGGCTGTGATCAACACTCTGTGGACGGTGATGGGAAAGCAAGGTCGTCCTCTGGGGTGGATGTCAGCAGTGGCTCAACAGGCTCAGGTAAGAGTTCAGGCCGTGTGGCTCAGGCAACGAACGCAGAGGGGGAAGCGTTGGTGAAGGTACAAGAAGTTGATGAAATGGCACAGAAAGATGAAAGCCCAGAATCCTCAGCACCAATGTCTGATCCAGCCACTCCGGACATAGCCAGTCGGGTCCAATGGACCCccgaagaaggaggagaaggagcaaTAGCAGTGGATGAAGAGAAACAAAAAGATGAAGACGTCCCGGAGTCTGATGACACCATTAGAAATGAAAGTCTGAGAGAATTACCAGAAACACCCCCGTCTTCCAATAAGAGCTCAGACCCTCGAGAGGACACAAGCTCTggctctcctccatctgtccAAAGGGCACAACTAGCCAAAAAGGTTTCCCTGGATCCTGATCCTGTCTGGGTCTTGAAGTTACTAAACAAACTAGAGAAGCAGTTCATGACACATTATATGGATGCCATGGCTGAGTTCAAGGTTCGCTGGAACTTGGACAACAACGAACAGCTCAATGCCATGATAGCTGAACTGAAAGACGATGTGAGGAAGAGAATACAACTAAGCATCGACAGGGAACTGAGGAAGATCCACGGTCGGGCTGGAAGACCAAGACCACCCAAAGAAGCCTTGTCACGAGAATCAAATGCACAAACAGAGACAAGGCGAAGAAGACTGAAAGTTGTGCGTGACCAGTCCATTGATAACCGGGTTGATAAAAGTGAGGATGCAACCTGCACTTCCTTCAGTGACCAACGGAGTGATGATGAATATTGCCCTTGTGAAGCATGTTTACAAAAGAAAATGGAATTGGGGCCACTGCTTCCTGCAGAAGTCCTGCATACTGCACCAGTCATGATGGCTTTTGATCTAAAGTCAATTCTTCAGTTGAAAAGGGAACCTACTCCTAAGACACAAGAAGCTGATGTTACAGATGACACTGAAATGGTGGTAGTGAAAGCTGGCATTGCACATGCTTTTGATTTAAAGTCAATTCTCCAGTTGAAAAAGGACAGTCCACCACAGATACAAGTAGAAGTCAATGTTGCAGATGAGACTGAAGGTATGGATGAAGCCAAAGCAGCGGAAACTCTTGTTGAAAATGTTATCAATGGGGCGAAGAAGGAGATGAAGGAATCACAACAAAAAGATGCTGAAATGGGTGACAAAGCTGAGACAGCAGAATCTGATGTAGAAGTGACAGCTGAAGGTGAAGCAATAGAAGAGGGGGAAGCTGAAACAGATACTGCTGAAAATGAAGCAGATGAAGAAGAAACTGAGGAAGCTGAGACAGCAGCTGAGGAAGCAGAGGGAAAGGAGGTGGATGCTGAATCAAAGAATACTGAAGCTGAGATAGAGGAAGCAGAAGAGAGTGGTAAAGCAGAGGCAGCAGTGTGTTGTGAAGCCGGGGAAGAGGAGGATGTCGAAGCAGAGACAGCTGAAGATGAAACATTGGAAGAAGAAACTTCTGAAGCAGAAACAGCAGCTAATAATGAAGCgtcaggagaagaggaagaagctgAAGTAGAAACAGCAGAAGCTGAGACAGCAGAAGATGAAGCGGGAGAAGAAGAAACTGCTGAAGGAGAGACCGTAGCTGATGACGAAACAGCAGGAGAAGAAGAGGCAGCTGAAGGAGAGACCGTAGCTGATGACGAAACAGCAGGAGAAGAAGAAACTGCTGAAGGAGAGACCGTAGCTGATGACGAAACAGCAGGAGAAGAAGAGGCAGCTGAAGGAGAGACCGTAGCTGATGACGAAACAGCAGGAGAAGAAGAAACTGCTGAAGGAGAGACCGTAGCTGATGACGAAACAGCAGGAGAAGAAGAGGCAGCTGAAGAAGACACTGCGGGAGAGGAAGAAGTTGAAGTAGAAACAGGAAAAGATGAAGATGCAGAAGAAGAAACTGATAAAGTTATAGCAGCAGGATCAAcgccaggagaagaggagagcactGAAGCAGCTGATAGTAAAATGTCAGGAAAGGAGGAATCTGAAGCTGAAACTGCAGAGGCAGAGACAGCTGATGTAACAGCAGAAGAAGATGAGACTGCGGAAGTAGAGGCAGCTGAAGAGGAGACTgcaggagacgaggagagtgCTGAGGCAGAGACAGCGGGAGAtgaagcaggagaggaggagactgctGAGGCAGAGACTACAGATGATGGAACAGCAGGAGAAGAGACTGCTGAAGTAGAATCAGCTGAAGAGGAGACTgcaggagacgaggagagtgCTGAGGCAGAGACATCCGGAGAtgaagcaggagaggaggagactgctGAGGCAGAGACTGCAGATGATGGAacaagaggagaagagactgcTGAAGTTGAAGAAGCTGAAGGGAAGAAtgcaggagaggaagagagtgctGAAGCTGAAACAGCTGGAGATGTAACTGCCAAAGAAGAGGAGGATGCTGAAGTAGAGACAGCCGACGAGGAAACTGCAGAAGCTGAAACAGTTGAAAATGAAACAGTTGAAAGGGAGGAGGATGCTGAATCTGAGGCAGCAGAAGAGGAAGCTGCCAGAGACGAAGACAcagtggaggcagaggcagaaacCAATGATGATGCAGTAGGAGAAGAGGAGATTTCTAAAGCTGAGACTGCAGACGGTGAGACACCTGGAGAAGATGAAACCACAGGGCACGAGTCCTCAGAAAATGAAACAACTGGCGATGAGTCGGCCGAAATTGAAACAACTGGAGACGAATCGGCACCAGCTGAAACTGCAGGAGAAGGGACAGCAGACGATGaaacagcaggagaggaggagagtgctgaAGCTGAAACAGCTGAGGGAGAAGAGCAGACAGCCGGAGATGAAACTGGAAGAGATGAGAATGAAAACGCGGGAGAAGAATCGTCAGAAGCTGAGGCATTTGAAGACGAAGCAGCAAGTAAAAGAGCTGAGGAGAATGTAGAAAAGGGGGAGGATGAAACAGCAGAGGATAAAGAGCCTGTAGTTGAATCAAACATTGAGGAGACGGATTGTCATGATGACGTATCGGAGATAAAAGCAGACGACGAGGCGGAGGAGGGAGAAACGACAGACCAAGATATGGTTCCGGAGGAGACAGGAACAGAACAAGAAGATGATACAAATGCAGGAGACAATGTAGGAAACGAGGCAGAAGAAGCAAAGACAAACAAATTAAACGCAGAAAATGGAAGCCAAGACCAAGCCGAGAACGTTGTAGGGAGGTCTGAAAAAGATGAAGAAGTGGAAACTACAGAGGGCAATGAGACAGCCAATGAAGAGGATTGCTGCGGAAACTTTGGGTACTCAGCCGACGGAGAGGATGAAGCTGAGGATGAGTTGGAAATATCAACAGATGAGGGAGAACAATCAGAGGGGCCAGCGGGTCTCCTCCTCGGGGAGGACAGCATGAAGGAAACTGTTGAGGAAACTCCAATGACCTCATTCGATGCCTTGGCCAGAGCAGAGTACTCTGAAGACAGTGCTTACGCCGATGTTGAGGATTCAGAGACTGACGGTAACAACGAGGAGTCAGAGGCACAAGAGGACAaaccagaagaggaggaggttgaTATCTCAGCAGAGGCTCAGGCTGAGCTTCATGTTGAAGAGACTCCAGTTGAGGAgctgcaggaggaggagaaggaggaggagactccAGTTGAAGAGACTCCTGTTGAGGAGTtgcaggaggaagtggaggaggaagcTGAGGAGATGGAAGAAGTTGAGATGGAGGAAGTTGAGGAGACTCCTATTGAGGAGCTGAAGGAAGAAGCTGAGGAGGAGCAGgctgaagtggaggaggaggctgaggaggatgCAGCTGAAGATGATGCTGCTGAGGAGGAGCAGgctgaagtggaggaggaggctgaggaggatgCAGCTGAAGATGATGCTgctgaggaggagcaggaagaagTTGAGGAGCAGCAGGAAGCAGCTGATGAGGAAACTACTGAAAATGAGGCTTCTGATgaggaagagcaggaggaaggggtggaggagccGGAAGCTGAAGAGATTGAGGAAGCTGAAGAAGATACTGCTGAAAACGATGATGCTGTTGAGGAAGATCCAGCTGATGAGGGGGGTGGCATCACAAGCAAAGGACAGTCTGAAGACGACAGTGATAGTGGTGGACCTTCCGGGACATCTAATAAAAGCCTACGTGGTCAACCCACCAAGTCTTCCATGGAATCACAACCAGGCTCACTGGACAAAGTCCTGGATGAAGAGGCAGAGACAAAATCCAACAGCGAGAAGAGTTCACAGATAGGTTCAGGGGAAAGGTCGGGCCACCACCTCTCTGTGAAGAGCAACCAGATGTACCCTACAGACACAGAGGACGAAAGCAGGGTGTCAGAATGCACAGAGGCAGTCAGCGAAGTCCTCGAGCGACAAGTCATTCACCCAAAGAAGAAGACTCCGAAGAAGTCTCCAGCAAGATCTGTAAAGTCAAGCAAAGGCCAAGTAAAGTGA